In Silene latifolia isolate original U9 population chromosome X, ASM4854445v1, whole genome shotgun sequence, the following proteins share a genomic window:
- the LOC141616840 gene encoding eukaryotic translation initiation factor 3 subunit B-like produces MAIDFDERAAALGIDLSQVNWDSIKLPPGEDFGIKSDDEDLREEEVEFEQGFGNIVVVDNLPQVLPEKFDKLEAVIRKIYSQMGVIKENGFWMPVDEKTGKSLGYCFIEFNTPQEAELAKEKTHGYRLDKAHLFAVNLFEDIEKYMKVPDEWAAPEMQPYKPTENLQRWLTDAKARDQFVIRAGQDTEVLWNDARQLKPDLVHKRSFWTDSYVQWSPLGTYLATIHRQGAAVWGGASTFERLMRYIHPQVKLIDFSPGEKFIVTYSSHEPSNPRDTHRVVLNIFDTRTGKVKRDFKGSADEFAVGGAGGLTGISWPIFKWAGGRDDKYFARIGKNVVSVYETETFTLIDKKSIKVENVMDFSWSPTDSILALFVPELGNQPAKVSLYQIPSKVEIRQKNLFSVSDCKMYWQSNGEYLAVKVDRYTKTKKSTYTGFELFRIKERDIPIEVLELENKNDKIIAFAWEPKGHRFAVIHGDNPRPDISFYSMKTTHHTSRVSKLTTLKTKQANALYWSPGGRYIILAGLKGFNGQLEFFNVDELETMGTAEHFMCTDIEWDPTGRYVATVVTSVHEMENGFNIWSFNGKLLYRIMKDHFFQFQWRPRPPTLLSPEKEEEIAKNIKKYSKKYEAEDQDVSLLLSEQDREKRRLLKEEWESWLHQWNQNHEAERLERERLRGGEASDEEEEYEAKEIEYEEVIDVKEEVVSFDYDQ; encoded by the exons ATGGCGATCGATTTTGATGAAAGGGCGGCTGCCCTCGGCATTGATCTATCTCAGGTTAATTGGGATTCAATCAAATTACCACCAGGAGAGGATTTCGGCATTAAAAG CGATGATGAGGATCTTAGGGAAGAAGAAGTTGAATTCGAGCAGGGGTTTGGGaacattgttgttgttgataattTACCCCAAGTTTTGCCTGAAAAGTTTGATAAACTTGAGGCTGTTATTCGTAAGATTTACAGTCAAATGGGTGTTATCAAAGAGAACGGATTCTGGATGCCAGTTGATGAGAAAACTGGCAAATCACTTGGTTATTGTTTTATTGAATTTAATACTCCTCAG GAAGCTGAACTTGCAAAGGAAAAGACGCATGGATACAGGCTCGACAAGGCCCATTTATTTGCTGTGAATTTGTTCGAAGATATCGAGAAGTATATGAAAGTTCCTGATGAGTGGGCGGCGCCAGAAATGCAGCCATACAAACCAACT GAAAATTTGCAACGTTGGCTTACCGATGCCAAGGCTCGGGATCAGTTTGTTATCCGTGCGGGGCAAGACACGGAGGTTTTGTGGAACGATGCCAGGCAGTTGAAGCCTGATCTTGTTCACAAACGTTCT TTTTGGACCGACAGCTACGTGCAGTGGTCCCCTTTGGGCACTTACTTGGCTACAATCCACCGTCAAGGTGCTGCTGTTTGGGGCGGGGCCTCAACCTTTGAACGTTTAATGCGTTATATTCATCCGCAG GTTAAGCTAATTGACTTTTCTCCTGGAGAGAAGTTTATTGTTACTTACAGCAGCCATGAACCAAGCAATCCTCGAGATACCCAT AGGGTTGTGCTCAATATCTTTGATACAAGGACAGGAAAGGTGAAGCGAGATTTTAAAGGAAGTGCTGACGAGTTTGCAGTAGGAGGGGCAGGTGGTTTGACTGGGATCAGTTGGCCCATTTTCAA ATGGGCTGGTGGTAGGGATGACAAATATTTTGCTAGAATTGGGAAAAATGTCGTCTCGGTGTATGAAACAGAAACTTTTACTCTCATTGACAAGAAGTCCATAAAGGTGGAAAATGTTATGGACTTCAGTTGGTCTCCCACTGATTCGATTTTGGCACTTTTTGTTCCTGAGCTTGGTAACCAACCAGCAAAG GTGAGTCTTTATCAGATCCCTAGCAAAGTGGAGATACGCCAAAAAAATCTTTTCAGTGTCAGTGATTGCAAAATGTATTGGCAAAGCAATGGAGAGTATCTTGCTGTTAAAGTCGATAGATACACCAAAACAAAGAAAAGCACATACACTGGATTTGAGCTTTTCCGGATCAAGGAACGTGACATACCTATTGAAGTTTTGGAACTTGAAAATAAAAATGACAAAATCATTGCTTTTGCTTGGGAACCCAAGGGCCACCGATTTGCAGTTATCCATGGTGATAACCCTAGGCCCGACATAAGCTTCTACTCAATGAAGACGACTCACCATACAAGCAGAGTCTCTAAGCTCACGACTCTCAAAACAAAGCAAGCTAATGCTCTTTATTGGTCACCCGGTGGTCGTTATATAATATTAGCTGGATTGAAGGGTTTCAATGGGCAGTTGGAATTTTTCAATGTTGATGAGCTTGAAACAATGGGTACGGCTGAGCATTTCATGTGTACTGACATTGAATGGGATCCAACTGGGAG ATATGTTGCGACTGTTGTCACTTCGGTCCACGAGATGGAGAATGGCTTCAACATTTGGTCTTTCAACGGGAAGCTGCTGTACAGAATAATGAAGGATCATTTCTTCCAG TTTCAATGGCGCCCAAGGCCCCCAACCTTGTTAAGCCCTGAAAAGGAAGAGGAAATAGCAAAGAACATAAAGAAGTACAGTAAGAAGTACGAAGCTGAGGACCAGGATGTATCCTTGTTGTTGAGCGAGCAAGACCGCGAGAAGAGGCGACTGTTGAAGGAAGAATGGGAATCCTGGCTTCACCAATGGAACCAAAACCACGAAGCTGAGAGGTTGGAGAGGGAGAGACTGAGAGGCGGTGAAGCCAGTGATGAGGAGGAGGAATATGAGGCAAAGGAAATAGAGTATGAGGAGGTCATTGATGTCAAAGAAGAAGTTGTTTCCTTCGACTACGATCAATAA
- the LOC141620267 gene encoding uncharacterized protein LOC141620267 has protein sequence MSEERLTGIETRIETLAGNVDTLLNAVHTVMERFPNHDPRRQPPAIGRGRGGRGFFVGAGRGQPLHEYESDSEERNMTQEEVPKHTNKHLKVEIPEFSGSLNPDDLLEWIRDIEKIFEYKGYTDVKAFKVVVLKLKSYASLWQDERPIEVYLREFEQLTLQCEINEKPEQSIVRFLKGLDKSIATKVRMKPLWSYDDVANLSLRVEKMGKTKTIVPKPATRPMFRPYTGVRISETPKPATQPTPDKGKRVLNLKPNPTPTENNIKCFHCQCFGHFRKDCPSKRTMTAMEVEEWERDGIFESEQEDLSGGEMVVEEGPSQDVILAYPDIGHSLVLWRVMHSQQAPLEEDQRSLIFRSRCTIQGRVCNLIIDGGSCTNVASVTLVEKLNLSTQEHPHPYKLRWLSKGAEDEILCDVVPMDACHLLLGRPWEFDKNSVHQERSNTYSFKQGSRKITLTPLPPNQKSYGSPSMTDGLNGVLFMSEAEMEIADKEEPRVPDGVKPLIEQCDPDATGELQRQIDELMAKGFVRESLSPCAVPALLVPKKDGTWRMCINSRAINNITIKYRFPIPRLDDMLDELSGARVFSKIDLRQGYHQVRIREGDEWKTAFKTKQGLYEWLVMPFGLSNAPSTFMRLMTEVLRPCLGSKNEDEHLSHLDSVFKILRNNKLFGKLEKCTFLTTELKFLGYIISGRGIFVDQDKIEAVKSWPVPQNITEARGFHGLASFYMRFIKNFSAITAPITECKKKGEFKWTESAQHAFRNIKKLLCEAHVLRLPNFNCLLEVECDVSGVGIGAVLIQEKKYVAYFSEKRSGAKLSYSTYDKEFYALVRALMHWSHYLKPKPFVLHSDHEALKYISGQHKLNHSHAKWVEFLQSFTFSSKYKEGKQNIVADALSRRHSLLTVMKQRVLGFEFTKELHKDYPDVNED, from the exons atgagtgaagagagacttaCTGGTATTGAAACTAGGATAGAAACTCTTGCAGGAAATGTGGATACACTACTCAATGCTGTCCACACAGTAATGGAGAGGTTTCCAAACCATGATCCAAGAAGACAACCACCTGCCataggaagaggaagaggaggtAGAGGTTTCTTTGTGGGAGCAGGGAGAGGACAACCACTACATGAGTATGAGTCAGATTCTGAAGAGAGAAACATGACTCAGGAGGAGGTTCCTAAGCACACAAACAAGCATCtaaaggtagaaatccctgaATTTTCTGGTAGCCTAAATCCTGATGATTTATTAGAATGGATTAGGGATATTGAGAAAATCTTTGAGTATAAAGGTTACACTGATGTCAAAGCCTTTAAAGTTGTTGTCTTGAAATTAAAAAGCTATGCTTCTCTATG GCAAGATGAGAGACCCATTGAGGTCTACCTGAGGGAATTTGAGCAATTGACCTTGCAGTGTGAGATTAATGAGAAACCTGAACAAAGTATTGTTAGGTTCTTGAAAGGCTTAGATAAGAGTATTGCTACCAAGGTTAGGATGAAACCTCTGTGGTCTTATGATGATGTTGCCAACTTGTCATTGAGAGTTGAAAAGATGGGAAAGACTAAAACCATAGTACCTAAACCTGCTACCAGACCTATGTTCAGGCCTTACACTGGTGTCAGGATTAGTGAGACACCTAAGCCTGCAACCCAACCCACACCTGATAAAGGAAAAAGAGTCCTGAACCTAAAGCCTAACCCAACCCCAACTGAGAACAACATTAAGTGTTTCCATTGTCAGTGTTTTGGTCATTTCaggaaggattgtccttctaaGAGGACTATGACAGCCATGGAAGTAGAAGAATGGGAAAGAGATGGGATATTTGAGAGTGAACAGGAGGATCTTAGTGGTGGAGAGATGGTTGTTGAGGAAGGACCTAGTCAGGATGTGATCTTGGCTTACCCTGATATAGGCCACAGTCTTGTCCTTTGGAGAGTGATGCACTCTCAGCAGGCGCCATTGGAAGAGGACCAAAGGTCCCTGATTTTCAGAAGCAGGTGCACCATTCAGGGTAGAGTGTGTAACCTAATCAttgatggaggaagttgtactaATGTGGCGTCTGTCACCTTGGTTGAGAAACTGAATCTGAGCACTCAGGAGCACCCACACCCTTACAAGCTCAGGTGGTTGAGCAAGGGAGCTGAG GATGAGATTCTGTGTGATGTGGTTCCTATGGATGCCTGTCACCTACTCCTAGGAAGGCCATGGGAATTTGATAAGAACTCAGTTCATCAAGAAAGGAGCAACACCTATTCCTTCAAGCAGGGTAGCAGGAAGATAACCCTAACTCCTCTACCCCCTAACCAAAAGAGTTATGGAAGTCCCAGTATGACTGATGGGCTCAATGGGGTCTTATTCATGTCTGAAGCAGAGATG GAGATTGCAGACAAGGAGGAACCTCGGGTTCCTGATGGGGTTAAGCCATTGATTGAACA GTGTGATCCTGATGCTACTGGAGAATTGCAAAGACAGATTGATGAGTTGATGGCTAAGGGATTTGTGAGGGAATCATTAAGCCCTTGTGCTGTGCCAGCCTTGTTGGTACCCAAGAAAGATGGCACGTGGAGGATGTGCATAAACAGCAGAGCTATCAACAATATAACTATTAAATACAGATTTCCAATTCCCAGGCTAGATGACATGCTTGATGAATTGAGTGGTGCCagggtcttttccaagattgatctcaggcaaggTTATCATCAAGTAAGGATCAGGGAGGGAGATGAATGGAAAACTGcattcaaaacaaaacaagggttATATGAGTGGCTTGTAATGCCATTTGGACTGTCCAATGCACCTAGCACATTTATGAGGCTGATGACTGAAGTGCTGAGGCCATGCTTGGGCAG CAAGAATGAAGATGAACATCTGAGTCACCTTGACTCTGTGTTTAAGATTCTAAGGAACAACAAGCTGTTTGGTAAATTAGAGAAGTGCACATTCCTGACAACTGAGTTGAAATTCTTGGGATATATAATCTCTGGGAGAGGGATCTTTGTGGACCAAgacaagattgaggcagttaaaTCTTGGCCAGTTCCTCAAAACATTACTGAAGCAAGGGGTTTCCATGGCCTTGCTTCTTTTTATATGAGATTCATCAAGAATTTCAGTGCCATTACTGCTCCCATCACTGAATGCAAGAAGAAAGGAGAGTTTAAGTGGACTGAGAGTGCCCAACATGCCTTCAGAAACATCAAGAAGCTGCTATGTGAAGCACATGTCCTCAGGTTACCTAATTTCAACTGTCTACTCGAAGTTGAATGTGATGTCAGTGGTGTGGGTATAGGAGCTGTTCTTATTCAGGAGAAGAAATATGTGGCATATTTCAGTGAGAAGCGGAGTGGGGCTAAGCTGAGTTACTCCACTTATGACAAGGAGTTCTATGCTCTTGTCAGGGCTCTTatgcattggagtcactatctCAAACCTAAACCATTTGTGCTGCACTCAGATCATGAAGCCTTGAAGTATATCAGTGGACAACACAAATTGAACCACAGTCATGCTAAATGGGTTGAATTTCTGCAGTCCTTCACCTTTTCAAGCAAGTATAAGGAAGGCAAGCAAAACATTGTTGCTGATGCCCTGTCAAGGAGGCATTCCTTGCTGACAGTCATGAAACAAAGAGTGCTTGGTTTTGAATTCACGAAGGAACTTCACAAAGATTATCCTGACGTCAATGAAGACTGA